From the genome of Globicephala melas chromosome 11, mGloMel1.2, whole genome shotgun sequence, one region includes:
- the MED20 gene encoding mediator of RNA polymerase II transcription subunit 20 isoform X3 has translation MRPFLLEGGSVSQMPVAEGKSVQQTVELLTRKLEMLGAEKQGTFCVDCETYHTAASTLGSQGQAGKLMYVMHNSEYPLSCFALFENGPCLVADTNFDVLMVKLKGFFQSAKASKIETRGTRYQYCDFLVKVEYGPCVVASDCWSLLLEFLQSFLGSHTPGAPTVFGNRHDAVYSPADTMVQYMELFNKIRKQQQVPVAGIR, from the exons ATGCGCCCCTTCCTCCTGGAAGGCGGCAG TGTGTCCCAGATGCCCGTGGCCGAGGGCAAGAGTGTCCAGCAGACCGTGGAGCTCCTCACCCGGAAATTGGAGATGCTTGGAGCAGAGAAGCAAGGAACATTTTGTGTGGACTGTGAGACCTACCACACGGCTGCCTCTACCCTTGGCAGCCAAG GTCAGGCCGGGAAGCTGATGTATGTGATGCACAATTCCGAGTACCCTTTGAGCTGCTTCGCCCTCTTTGAGAACGGCCCTTGCCTTGTTGCTGACACCAACTTTGATGTGCTCATGGTGAAGCTCAAGGGCTTTTTCCAGAGTGCCAAGGCCAGCAAGATTGAGACCCGGGGCACCCGCTACCAGTACTGTGACTTCCTAGTGAAG GTGGAGTATGGCCCCTGTGTGGTAGCTAGCGACTGCTGGAGCCTGCTGCTCGAGTTCCTGCAGAGCTTTCTAGGCAGCCACACCCCAGGGGCTCCCACTGTGTTTGGGAACAGGCACGACGCTGTCTACAGCCCAGCAGACACCATGGTCCAGTACATGGAACTCTTCAACAAGATCCGCAAGCAGCAGCAGGTGCCGGTGGCGGGGATCCGTTAG
- the MED20 gene encoding mediator of RNA polymerase II transcription subunit 20 isoform X2: MGVTCVSQMPVAEGKSVQQTVELLTRKLEMLGAEKQGTFCVDCETYHTAASTLGSQGQAGKLMYVMHNSEYPLSCFALFENGPCLVADTNFDVLMVKLKGFFQSAKASKIETRGTRYQYCDFLVKVGTVTMGPSARGISVEVEYGPCVVASDCWSLLLEFLQSFLGSHTPGAPTVFGNRHDAVYSPADTMVQYMELFNKIRKQQQVPVAGIR, from the exons ATGGGAGTGACTTG TGTGTCCCAGATGCCCGTGGCCGAGGGCAAGAGTGTCCAGCAGACCGTGGAGCTCCTCACCCGGAAATTGGAGATGCTTGGAGCAGAGAAGCAAGGAACATTTTGTGTGGACTGTGAGACCTACCACACGGCTGCCTCTACCCTTGGCAGCCAAG GTCAGGCCGGGAAGCTGATGTATGTGATGCACAATTCCGAGTACCCTTTGAGCTGCTTCGCCCTCTTTGAGAACGGCCCTTGCCTTGTTGCTGACACCAACTTTGATGTGCTCATGGTGAAGCTCAAGGGCTTTTTCCAGAGTGCCAAGGCCAGCAAGATTGAGACCCGGGGCACCCGCTACCAGTACTGTGACTTCCTAGTGAAGGTGGGCACGGTTACAATGGGGCCCAGTGCCCGAGGCATCTCCGTGGAG GTGGAGTATGGCCCCTGTGTGGTAGCTAGCGACTGCTGGAGCCTGCTGCTCGAGTTCCTGCAGAGCTTTCTAGGCAGCCACACCCCAGGGGCTCCCACTGTGTTTGGGAACAGGCACGACGCTGTCTACAGCCCAGCAGACACCATGGTCCAGTACATGGAACTCTTCAACAAGATCCGCAAGCAGCAGCAGGTGCCGGTGGCGGGGATCCGTTAG
- the BYSL gene encoding bystin, with the protein MPKLKAARGAGGQEKHAPLAEQILARDAVRAGAREKRRGRGTGEEEEEYVGPRLTRRILQQARQQQEELEAEHGTGGRPAAPRERTTRLGVPQDGSDDEEWPTLEKAATMTGPDYHAEVVVDPEDERAIEMFMNKNPPARRTLADIIMEKLTEKQTEVEMVMSEVSGFPVPQLDPRVLEVYRGVREVLSKYRSGKLPKAFKIIPALSNWEQILYVTEPEAWTAAAMYQATRIFASNLKERMAQRFYNLVLLPRVRDDIAEYKRLNFHLYMALKKALFKPGAWFKGILIPLCESGTCTLREAIIVGSIITKCSIPVLHSSAAMLKIAEMEYSGATSIFLRLLLDKKYALPYRVLDALVFHFLGFRTEKRELPVLWHQCLLTLVQRYKADLATEQKEALLELLRLQPHPLLSPEIRRELQSAIPRDVEDVPITME; encoded by the exons ATGCCCAAATTGAAAGCGGCTCGTGGGGCCGGGGGTCAGGAAAAGCATGCGCCCCTGGCCGAGCAAATCCTGGCTAGGGACGCGGTGCGGGCAGGGGCCCGGGAAAAGCGACGGGGTCGTGGAAccggagaagaggaggaagagtacGTGGGGCCCCGGCTGACCCGACGGATTTTGCAGCAAGCGCGGCAACAGCAAGAGGAGCTCGAGGCCGAGCATGGGACCGGGGGCAGGCCCGCGGCGCCGCGGGAGCGCACCACGCGGCTGG GAGTGCCACAGGATGGATCAGATGACGAGGAGTGGCCCACTCTGGAGAAGGCTGCCACCATGACAGGGCCAGACTACCACGCGGAGGTGGTTGTGGACCCCGAGGATGAGCGGGCCATTGAGATGTTCATGAACAAGAACCCTCCTGCCAG aCGCACCCTAGCTGACATCATCATGGAGAAGTTAACTGAGAAGCAGACGGAAGTCGAGATGGTCATGTCCGAGGTGTCAGGCTTCCCTGTGCCCCAGCTGGACCCCCGGGTCCTGGAGGTCTACAGAGGGGTCCGGGAG GTGTTGTCTAAGTACCGCAGTGGGAAACTGCCCAAGGCATTTAAGATCATCCCTGCCCTCTCCAACTGGGAGCAAATCCTCTACGTCACAGAGCCTGAGGCCTGGACCGCTGCTGCCATGTACCAAGCCACGAG GATTTTCGCCTCTAACCTAAAGGAACGTATGGCCCAGCGCTTCTATAACCTGGTCCTGCTCCCCCGGGTGCGAGATGACATTGCTGAGTACAAGCGACTCAACTTCCACCTCTACATGGCACTGAAGAAGGCTCTATTCAAGCCTGGAGCCTGGTTTAAAG gcaTCCTGATCCCGCTGTGCGAGTCGGGCACCTGTACCCTCCGGGAAGCCATCATCGTGGGCAGCATCATCACCAAGTGCTCCATCCCTGTGTTGCACTCCAG TGCAGCCATGCTGAAAATCGCAGAGATGGAGTACAGCGGTGCCACCAGCATcttcctgaggctgctgctggATAAGAAGTACGCGTTGCCCTACCGGGTGCTGGACGCCTTGGTCTTCCACTTCCTGGGTTTCCGGACGGAGAAGCGTGAGCTGCCCGTGCTCTGGCACCAGTGCCTCCTGACTTTGGTCCAGCGCTACAAGGCTGACCTGGCCACAGAGCAGAAGGAGGCCCTCCTGGAACTGCTTCGGCTGCAGCCCCATCCCCTGCTGTCCCCCGAGATCAGGCGTGAGCTTCAGAGTGCCATCCCCCGAGATGTAGAAGATGTTCCCATCACCATGGAGTGA
- the MED20 gene encoding mediator of RNA polymerase II transcription subunit 20 isoform X1, with the protein MRPFLLEGGSVSQMPVAEGKSVQQTVELLTRKLEMLGAEKQGTFCVDCETYHTAASTLGSQGQAGKLMYVMHNSEYPLSCFALFENGPCLVADTNFDVLMVKLKGFFQSAKASKIETRGTRYQYCDFLVKVGTVTMGPSARGISVEVEYGPCVVASDCWSLLLEFLQSFLGSHTPGAPTVFGNRHDAVYSPADTMVQYMELFNKIRKQQQVPVAGIR; encoded by the exons ATGCGCCCCTTCCTCCTGGAAGGCGGCAG TGTGTCCCAGATGCCCGTGGCCGAGGGCAAGAGTGTCCAGCAGACCGTGGAGCTCCTCACCCGGAAATTGGAGATGCTTGGAGCAGAGAAGCAAGGAACATTTTGTGTGGACTGTGAGACCTACCACACGGCTGCCTCTACCCTTGGCAGCCAAG GTCAGGCCGGGAAGCTGATGTATGTGATGCACAATTCCGAGTACCCTTTGAGCTGCTTCGCCCTCTTTGAGAACGGCCCTTGCCTTGTTGCTGACACCAACTTTGATGTGCTCATGGTGAAGCTCAAGGGCTTTTTCCAGAGTGCCAAGGCCAGCAAGATTGAGACCCGGGGCACCCGCTACCAGTACTGTGACTTCCTAGTGAAGGTGGGCACGGTTACAATGGGGCCCAGTGCCCGAGGCATCTCCGTGGAG GTGGAGTATGGCCCCTGTGTGGTAGCTAGCGACTGCTGGAGCCTGCTGCTCGAGTTCCTGCAGAGCTTTCTAGGCAGCCACACCCCAGGGGCTCCCACTGTGTTTGGGAACAGGCACGACGCTGTCTACAGCCCAGCAGACACCATGGTCCAGTACATGGAACTCTTCAACAAGATCCGCAAGCAGCAGCAGGTGCCGGTGGCGGGGATCCGTTAG